One region of Halomicrobium sp. LC1Hm genomic DNA includes:
- a CDS encoding exodeoxyribonuclease VII large subunit → MATSAESDAREDAVTSIHDRYPDVEITIHNTSVQGRDAMASMMEAISILDDDPAIDVIVLTRGGGADKHLRVFNETPLCRVIHGTDTPIVVGVGHENDRSLADEVADSRTQSRDRAVSTPRDRPRRPRPARHWTGRFHHPHPIAMTDTTDTISEKTDRLDYRTTRRRRVSLERANNLHEEGKELLAKLEEQLDVGDGDVVD, encoded by the coding sequence ATCGCCACGAGCGCCGAGAGCGATGCTCGCGAGGACGCAGTGACGAGCATCCACGATCGCTATCCCGACGTGGAGATCACGATCCACAACACGAGCGTCCAGGGACGCGATGCGATGGCCTCGATGATGGAAGCGATCAGCATCCTCGATGACGACCCCGCGATCGACGTGATCGTCCTCACCCGCGGCGGTGGCGCAGACAAGCACCTACGCGTATTCAACGAGACGCCCCTCTGTCGCGTAATCCACGGGACTGACACCCCGATCGTGGTCGGCGTTGGTCACGAAAACGATCGCAGCCTCGCCGACGAAGTTGCAGACAGTCGAACACAAAGCAGAGACCGAGCAGTATCGACGCCTCGTGATCGCCCTCGTCGTCCTCGGCCTGCTCGTCATTGGACTGGCCGTTTTCATCATCCTCACCCTATAGCCATGACTGATACCACAGACACGATCTCGGAGAAGACCGACCGACTCGATTATCGAACAACTCGAAGACGGCGAGTCTCACTCGAACGAGCGAACAATCTCCACGAAGAAGGGAAGGAGTTGCTCGCAAAATTAGAGGAACAACTCGACGTTGGCGATGGTGATGTGGTCGATTGA
- the msrA gene encoding peptide-methionine (S)-S-oxide reductase MsrA has translation MTLTPTMLREYDREAPAPRETETATFALGCFWGPEAQFGALEGVVRTRVGYAGGTKRNPTYHALEDHTEVFQVDFDPAVISYADLLEQVFQSHNPRHQSRNTQYQNIVFAATPGQREVLDQFLADKEYSDDAIETRIEQLGEFYLAEEYHQKHSLQSRPGLADAFETADYNNAELRESPAAAKLNGHAGGHTLPEDDDLATIVGGTSRGR, from the coding sequence ATGACACTCACACCGACGATGCTACGCGAGTACGATCGCGAAGCGCCTGCTCCAAGAGAGACTGAGACCGCGACCTTCGCACTGGGGTGTTTCTGGGGACCAGAGGCACAGTTCGGGGCACTCGAGGGCGTCGTTCGGACTCGCGTCGGCTATGCAGGCGGTACGAAACGCAATCCCACGTATCACGCACTGGAAGATCACACTGAAGTGTTCCAGGTGGATTTCGATCCTGCCGTTATTTCGTATGCAGATCTTCTTGAGCAGGTCTTCCAGAGTCACAACCCACGTCATCAGAGCCGGAACACGCAGTACCAGAATATCGTCTTCGCAGCGACACCTGGACAGCGTGAGGTGCTTGATCAGTTTCTCGCGGATAAGGAGTATTCAGACGACGCCATCGAGACTCGGATCGAGCAGCTCGGTGAGTTCTATCTCGCCGAAGAGTACCACCAGAAACACAGTCTCCAGTCACGACCCGGTCTCGCCGACGCGTTCGAGACAGCAGACTACAACAACGCGGAGCTCAGGGAATCTCCAGCCGCAGCGAAACTGAATGGACACGCTGGCGGTCACACTCTGCCTGAGGACGACGATCTTGCGACAATCGTCGGTGGGACGAGCCGCGGGCGATAA
- the xseB gene encoding exodeoxyribonuclease VII small subunit, with protein sequence MPTPQSPSRKKPTESIIEQLEDREVSLERANTRHEEGKELLAELKEQLDVGDGDVNEHS encoded by the coding sequence ATGCCGACACCACAGAGTCCATCTCGGAAAAAGCCGACCGAATCGATTATCGAACAACTCGAAGATAGGGAGGTCTCACTTGAACGGGCGAACACTCGTCACGAAGAGGGCAAAGAGTTGCTCGCCGAACTCAAGGAACAACTCGACGTTGGCGATGGTGACGTGAACGAACACTCCTGA
- a CDS encoding transposase has protein sequence MDPATLQDEPSVESFFNVAETETLALFEHLSFEFLAEFDVFAPAETGRTREHEPPELMRGFLHCYYRDIYGIRPVERELQNTVVWLSCGFDRPPSRDAVDRFLTDLEHVVDDVFDQLVEQAARRGLLDLTYCIDSTDVRAMPADQDASKCYDPTDDEYYYGYGCTIVSTGQKIPIAAEFTESKQAPEETAMRVTRDALAVAKPIWMLGDSAYDTLDWHDHLLAAGVVPVAPYNARNTDDPKDIEYRVEDRIEQHSEDVQLKQSTLDETYNRRTGVERTNESVKDCGLGRMHARGRVHARAQVFLALCLRLVVAITNYERGDNPGSTIITV, from the coding sequence ATGGACCCAGCGACCCTGCAGGATGAGCCTTCGGTAGAGTCGTTCTTCAATGTCGCGGAAACCGAGACGTTAGCGTTGTTTGAGCATCTCTCCTTCGAGTTTCTCGCCGAGTTCGACGTGTTCGCCCCGGCGGAGACGGGGCGAACACGAGAGCATGAACCACCAGAGCTGATGCGTGGCTTCCTCCACTGCTATTACCGTGACATCTACGGGATTCGTCCTGTTGAGCGGGAGCTTCAGAATACGGTTGTCTGGCTGAGCTGCGGCTTCGATCGACCGCCGTCGAGAGACGCGGTTGATCGCTTCCTCACCGACCTCGAACACGTCGTTGACGATGTCTTCGACCAACTCGTCGAGCAGGCCGCCCGGCGCGGCCTGCTCGACTTGACCTACTGCATCGATTCAACCGATGTGAGGGCGATGCCCGCCGATCAAGACGCCTCGAAGTGCTACGATCCAACCGACGATGAGTACTACTACGGCTACGGCTGTACGATCGTCTCGACCGGGCAAAAGATCCCGATTGCGGCGGAGTTCACAGAGAGTAAGCAAGCGCCAGAGGAGACGGCGATGCGCGTCACACGCGACGCGCTCGCCGTCGCCAAGCCGATCTGGATGCTTGGAGACAGCGCTTACGACACGCTCGACTGGCACGACCACCTGCTGGCCGCAGGGGTCGTGCCAGTCGCCCCGTACAACGCGCGAAACACCGACGACCCGAAAGACATCGAGTACAGGGTCGAAGACCGCATCGAACAACACAGCGAGGACGTTCAGCTGAAGCAGTCCACGTTGGATGAGACGTACAACCGCCGGACAGGAGTCGAACGAACCAACGAATCAGTGAAGGACTGCGGCCTCGGGCGAATGCACGCCCGAGGCCGCGTCCACGCACGAGCGCAAGTGTTTCTTGCCCTCTGCCTTCGCCTCGTCGTCGCAATCACCAACTACGAACGCGGAGACAATCCGGGAAGCACGATCATCACGGTGTGA
- the heR gene encoding heliorhodopsin HeR, with protein sequence MNPYRWYEYSISASVMIVLIAMLAGVWDLGTLIALFGLIAVMNLCGLVMERHNRLTTETDWSSYIVGSIAGIVPWIVMAVTIIGTFDAGGSPPDFVIIIYVSLFVLFNLFAINMLLQYLEVWKWQEYLYGERAYIILSLVAKSLLAWQVYFGALNSPV encoded by the coding sequence ATGAACCCCTATCGCTGGTACGAGTATTCGATCAGCGCGTCGGTGATGATCGTCCTGATCGCCATGCTCGCAGGCGTCTGGGATCTGGGGACGCTAATTGCACTGTTCGGCCTCATCGCAGTGATGAATCTCTGTGGGCTGGTGATGGAGCGGCACAATCGTCTGACGACGGAAACCGACTGGAGTTCGTACATCGTCGGTTCGATTGCCGGCATTGTGCCCTGGATTGTCATGGCCGTCACGATCATCGGGACCTTCGACGCTGGTGGGAGCCCACCGGACTTCGTGATCATCATCTACGTCTCGCTATTTGTCCTGTTCAACCTCTTTGCGATCAATATGCTGTTGCAGTATCTCGAGGTCTGGAAGTGGCAGGAGTACCTGTATGGTGAGCGTGCGTACATTATCCTGAGTCTCGTAGCAAAGTCGCTCCTGGCATGGCAAGTCTACTTCGGCGCGCTAAATTCGCCGGTGTAG
- a CDS encoding type IV secretory system conjugative DNA transfer family protein: protein MAQTDANVVFQALVEAEPDWSHKRDERRLALESAHDTIGQQFLTALVGSSETTDEDSLQTDRERDDALESRDPRHCVSVTARALCTSDFDDPGPIAQELTGVFAPVSGPYYEIAGTVVDDPRRLVDDALDRTTYSPYPPFSAKFPLTSNTTKAILADPSELASFCLLDGTALPADAKRALEVTNQERTALSRPPEPSLTSYHTDGMTLGHPLTEDDAIDPDPVSLPPSLQRLHLAWFGRTGSGKTTSLINAILDNHAATEGADILIDPKGDGMPQEYLEAHYERFGTLENVLYFDCAQTLPALSFFDIRRDLEAGISRASAVEDRVDHYVEILTQIMGPDRFSQAVRSPDIIRYLTKALFDPVSGDDAFAHRNLHTAVQRMHDRQSAPPVSDDDLERMLAGVVANRARTFDELMQGVANRIEKIPINPRLARIFNHVPERADEQEESEDEAPDPHFDFADVLDEDVVIILDTGGLRNSAQRALALVLLSNLWSALKRRAKENAGQGVETNDEPPLVNLYIEEAASLAVTSLLSDLLAQSRGFDCSVTLAMQFPAQLRAASERAYNEVMNNVSTIVTGNVAVDDDLTMRFATEDMSRRAVGNRLRALRRGQWFVSLPAAFDETEPSPFLIRSASPPPSIPTEWDRGRFESAYDDARQRIQRNYALELVEPSTAETDDDDEEDEDVGMERVDSALPYTNRMPPTVAYVPSIHGLRCSECDSHYDPDIEGMKRAIECSGSLESVATDDIPVCELNLKLSNEERGVSEYSDGQLLFLQAVYNAQQLRYDPLEYDLLHDSMIRLQEYVDVESEAIEDLVDDGLLTHDTDRPQRLYSVTPDGRSEIGEQYRKGVDYGHGVGDLEETSQHVLAVEVGRQYLEAHYVDDDESPVVEVVPYFELEGNDTAVAAASAMGGDPDQLQEEMDEYKRSRIDVVGLDEEGSVRVTIEAERINHDLRRAAPEDFDKMAACDPDEALWVTMSHSEGHEILAALNEPLEGEPRVEKTYAQSTPVGQFRIDEPGCTGFYTVEQMRDLVDEAE, encoded by the coding sequence ATGGCACAGACGGACGCCAACGTCGTATTTCAGGCCCTCGTCGAGGCTGAGCCAGACTGGTCGCACAAACGCGACGAGCGCCGCCTCGCCCTCGAATCAGCCCACGACACGATTGGCCAACAGTTTCTCACTGCACTCGTCGGGAGTTCGGAGACGACTGATGAGGACTCCCTCCAGACCGATCGCGAACGCGACGATGCACTCGAATCACGAGATCCGCGCCACTGTGTCTCGGTCACTGCCAGGGCACTCTGTACCAGCGACTTCGATGATCCTGGCCCAATTGCACAGGAACTCACCGGCGTCTTCGCCCCAGTGAGTGGGCCCTACTACGAGATTGCAGGCACAGTCGTCGACGACCCCCGGCGTCTCGTTGACGATGCACTGGATCGCACCACGTACTCACCCTATCCCCCCTTCTCTGCAAAATTTCCCCTCACGAGCAACACCACGAAGGCCATCCTCGCCGATCCAAGTGAACTGGCTTCCTTTTGCCTGCTGGATGGGACGGCCCTCCCCGCCGATGCGAAGCGTGCACTCGAGGTCACGAACCAAGAACGAACGGCACTTTCACGCCCACCCGAGCCATCGCTCACGAGCTACCACACTGATGGGATGACACTCGGCCATCCACTGACTGAAGATGATGCCATCGACCCAGATCCAGTCTCGCTGCCACCCTCACTCCAGCGCCTTCACCTCGCGTGGTTCGGTCGGACTGGCTCCGGGAAGACGACCAGCCTCATCAACGCAATTTTAGACAATCACGCGGCCACCGAGGGTGCTGATATCCTCATCGACCCGAAGGGTGACGGGATGCCCCAGGAGTATCTGGAGGCACACTACGAGCGCTTCGGAACCCTGGAGAACGTCCTGTATTTCGATTGTGCCCAGACACTCCCGGCGCTGTCGTTTTTCGACATTCGTCGCGACCTGGAGGCCGGAATCTCCAGAGCATCTGCCGTCGAAGATCGCGTCGATCACTACGTCGAGATCCTCACCCAGATCATGGGGCCCGATCGCTTCTCACAGGCCGTTCGCTCGCCGGACATCATTCGCTATCTCACGAAGGCGCTGTTCGATCCGGTGAGTGGTGACGACGCGTTCGCCCATCGCAATCTCCATACGGCGGTCCAGCGGATGCACGACCGCCAGAGTGCGCCACCAGTTTCGGATGACGACTTAGAGCGGATGCTCGCCGGCGTCGTTGCGAATCGCGCCCGGACCTTCGACGAACTCATGCAAGGGGTCGCGAACCGGATCGAGAAGATCCCGATCAATCCCCGACTGGCCCGGATCTTCAATCACGTTCCAGAGCGAGCTGACGAGCAAGAGGAGAGTGAGGATGAAGCGCCCGATCCTCACTTTGATTTCGCCGACGTGCTCGACGAGGACGTCGTGATCATCCTCGACACTGGTGGCCTCCGAAACAGCGCCCAGCGAGCACTGGCACTGGTCTTGCTCTCGAACCTGTGGTCGGCGTTGAAGCGACGGGCGAAGGAGAACGCGGGACAGGGAGTCGAGACGAACGACGAGCCACCGCTGGTCAACCTCTACATCGAGGAGGCCGCCTCGCTCGCAGTCACCTCCCTGTTGTCGGACTTGCTGGCCCAGTCACGCGGTTTCGACTGTTCGGTGACCCTCGCTATGCAATTTCCCGCCCAGTTGCGTGCAGCCAGCGAGCGTGCCTACAACGAGGTCATGAACAACGTCTCGACGATCGTCACAGGCAACGTCGCCGTCGACGACGATCTCACGATGCGATTCGCAACCGAGGACATGAGTCGACGAGCAGTCGGCAATCGCCTGCGAGCCCTGCGTCGCGGCCAGTGGTTCGTCTCCCTCCCTGCAGCCTTCGATGAGACCGAGCCCAGTCCGTTCCTCATCCGATCGGCCAGCCCACCGCCGTCGATACCGACGGAGTGGGATCGAGGAAGGTTCGAAAGTGCATATGACGATGCACGACAGCGCATACAGCGAAACTATGCGCTGGAGTTGGTCGAACCCTCCACAGCAGAGACCGACGACGACGACGAGGAAGACGAGGATGTCGGGATGGAACGCGTCGACAGCGCCCTTCCGTACACGAATCGCATGCCACCGACAGTGGCGTACGTTCCGTCGATTCACGGGCTTCGCTGTTCAGAGTGTGACAGTCATTACGACCCCGATATCGAGGGGATGAAGCGAGCAATCGAGTGCAGTGGCTCACTCGAATCCGTTGCAACGGACGACATTCCCGTCTGTGAACTCAATCTCAAGCTCTCGAACGAAGAGCGCGGAGTCTCGGAGTATTCTGATGGACAGTTACTGTTCCTGCAGGCAGTGTACAACGCCCAGCAGCTACGGTATGATCCACTCGAATACGATCTGTTGCACGATTCGATGATCCGGCTGCAGGAGTACGTCGACGTCGAGAGCGAGGCCATCGAGGATCTCGTCGACGACGGCTTGCTCACCCACGATACGGATCGACCCCAGCGTCTGTATTCGGTGACGCCCGACGGTCGCTCGGAGATCGGCGAGCAGTACCGCAAGGGGGTCGATTACGGCCACGGCGTGGGTGACCTAGAAGAGACCAGCCAGCACGTCCTGGCTGTGGAAGTGGGGAGACAGTATCTCGAAGCCCACTACGTCGACGACGACGAGTCACCGGTCGTCGAGGTCGTTCCCTACTTCGAGCTTGAGGGCAACGATACCGCGGTTGCAGCAGCGAGCGCAATGGGCGGGGATCCAGACCAGCTACAGGAAGAGATGGACGAGTACAAACGCAGTCGGATCGACGTGGTCGGCCTCGACGAGGAGGGGTCGGTCCGGGTGACCATCGAGGCCGAACGCATCAATCACGATCTGCGCAGAGCGGCTCCAGAGGACTTCGATAAGATGGCTGCCTGTGACCCTGACGAAGCGCTCTGGGTCACGATGTCCCACTCGGAGGGCCACGAGATTCTCGCCGCACTCAATGAGCCACTGGAAGGTGAGCCACGTGTCGAGAAGACGTATGCCCAGAGTACGCCAGTGGGTCAGTTCCGGATCGACGAACCGGGCTGTACGGGGTTCTATACGGTCGAGCAAATGCGGGATCTGGTAGATGAGGCCGAGTGA